From the Schistocerca nitens isolate TAMUIC-IGC-003100 chromosome 10, iqSchNite1.1, whole genome shotgun sequence genome, the window ttcaatcatttgcaataaccctgtaacagtcctataccagtttctttggcgcttcagtgtatatgcatctGCTGTGTTAGGGCGGAATGACCCCACCATCGATACTGTCGAGAAATGTAGATGTACAAGTTACAAAGTCCGTCTCCGACCAGCAAGGGATCGAATGGAGAACAATAAAGCTGGTAACACAAGTAACTCTACCCACAAGCGTGCTTTCGGCGCCGCTGGTGACGCAAATGGCGAGAAACACAATGATGCGCCTTTGGAAGTGGAAGAGAATGCAGAGATGGTAGTGAGcgtcagtgaaactaccactgcacAGTAAGGGAAAGGAGTGGAGAACGGTGCAGCAAAGACTCAAAGTAAATTAATAGGTGGAACTGCTATCACCGTTAATGCCAACATACAATTACAGGAACATCAGAGTGTTCAATTGCCAGCCGTATCGGAGGTTGTCTCCGCTCGGGCTATGGGTGatgcccggccggtgtggccgagcagttctaggcgcttcagtctggaagcgtgcgaacgctacggtcgcgggATCGAACCCTGtccccggcatggatgtgtgtgatatccttaggttagttaggtttaagtagttctaagttgtaggggactgatgtcctcagatgttgagtcccatggtgctcagagccatttgtgggtGAAGTGCCCTTTTTACGTCCGCATCATCATAACTGGCATTCCACTACTGAGATAGCTGTACGGACACGTTCAGAAagccaataatttaaaaaattaatttaaaaaatttaatacgGAACGTCTCAATGAACCTCTCGAAGAGGTTGTGGAGATTATAGCATGAGTTAGTGATTGTAAAGGACAATTTAAACTTATTGAAAGTGGGTATTCTGTTTACGAAGGAAACAAATGATGCGACAAATTTAAGATGGATGAAGACACCAAGCTTTAAAAATAGTGGAAAATGGATGCTCTACCAAAACCTCTTTCACACCGCGAcattcttcaaaatattcaatacGAAACCACCAACCAAAAACAGAAGATTGTTCAAAACGGAGCCAGGAAGCAGCGACCAACCAGAGAAGGGAAATGTAAACTACagtctctgcatctacatctacgtggttactttgcttttcacaataaagtgcctggcagagggttcaatgaaccactttcaagctgtctctctacagttgcactctcgaacggcgtggGGGAAACacgaccacttaaatttttctgtgcgagctctgatttctcttattttatcgtgatgatcatttctcccattgtaagtgggtgccaagagaatgttttcgcaatcggaggagaaaactggtgattgaaatttcacgagaagatcccgtcgtaacgagaaacgcctttgttttaatgattgccgctccatttcacgtatcatgcctctggcactatctgccctatttcgcgatgatacaaaatgagctgccctgttttgtactttttcgatgtcatctgtcagtcctacctgatgcggattccacaccgcacagcaatactccagaatacggcggacaagcgtggtgtaagcagtctctttagttgacctgttgcaccttctaagtgtttagccaatgaatcgcagtctttggtttgctctacccacaacattatctatgttatcgttctagaaacaacccccaggctgtggctaagccatgtctccgcaatatcctttctttcaggagtgctagttctgcaaggttcgcaggagagcttctgtaaagtttggaaggtaggagacgaggtactggcagaagtaaagctgtgaggaccgggcgtgagtcgtgcttcggtagctcagatggtagagcacttgcccgcgaaaggcaaaggtcccgagttcgagtctcggtcgggcacacagttttaatctgccaggaagtttcatatcagcgcacactccgctgcagagtgaaaatctcattctggaaacatcccccaggctgtggctaagccatgtctccgcagtatcctttctttcaggagtgctagtcctgcaaggttcgcaggagagcttctgtaaagtttggaaggtaggagacgaggtactggcagaagtaaagctgtgaggaccgggcgtgagtcgtgcttcggtagctcagatggtagagcacttgcccgcgaaaggcaaaggtcccgagttcgagtctcggtcgggcacacagttttaatctgccaggaagtttcatatcagcgcacactccgctgcagagtgaaaatctcattctggaaacatcccccaggctgtggctaagccatgtctccgcagtatcctttctttcaggagtgctagtcctgcaaggttcgcaggagagcttctgtaaagtttggaaggtaggagacgaggtactggcagaagtaaagctgtgaggaccgggcgtgagtcgtgcttctgtagctcagatggtagagcacttgcccgcgaaaggcaaaggtcccgagttcgagtctcggtcgggcacacagttttaatctgccaggaaggttatcagattgtctgctatgtcgttaaaatagatcaggaacaatacagggcctataacacttccttggggaacgtcggatattacttctgttttactcgatgactttccgtctattactacgaactgttacctttctgaaTCCAGTCGGacgactgaggcgatattccataggtatgcagtttgcttagaagacgcttgtgaggaacggtgacaaaaaccttctggaaacctaaaaatatggaatgaatttgacattccctgtcgatagcactcattgcttcatgagtataaagaactagttgtgtttcgcaagaccgATATTTTCCTGTATCCATGGTAactatgtgccaataaatcgttttcttcgaggtacttcataatgttcgaatacagtatatgttccaaaaccctactgaacatcgaagttagtgatataggcctgtaattcaacgcACTACTCGTActgtccctttttgggtattggtgtgacttgagcaattttccagtctttacgtacggatatttctgtgactgagctgttgtatataattgctaaatatggagctattgtatcagcagacactgagagaaacctgactggtatgcaatgtGGACCAGAGAACTTGGCTTtattatttaagctgctttgttccactgaggatatctacttctatgtttctcatcttggcagttgttcatgattggaattcaggaatatttactacgtcttctttggtgaaggagtttcggaaaaccgtgtttaataactctgctttagtggcactgtcatcagtgacttcatagTTGTTATCGCGTAGTGAAGGTACTGATTACGCCTTGCCAATGGTGTGGTTTATGTATGACCACACTCCCTTTTGGTTTGATGCCAGATTTAGAGACATAATTTTGCTGTGGAAaatattaaaggcatctcacattgaactacgcgctatatttcgaacatcTGCAAAAGTTTGCCAGTCTAATGTTAATGGGGACGGACAAGTATCTGAACCGCAAGAGAACACTAGCGAGAAAAACATTGCATACCCACCTGAAGAAGTTATGGCACCGTGACTGCAGAATATTGTGGATAAGACTGAAATGGCTTGTCTTCCGAGAGAAATGGAGGGGAACACAAGTGAGTGTGTGAATTACACACATTTCTCAATTCAACGTGACTCTTTCAGTGGCGAATGAAAATACGGGTAACCAAGGTTTGAGGAAATATCATACTGAGTTTAAGGTACCCTTTTGTGATTGAGGGAAAATAAACTTTGTTCTGTTATTAATTGATTGCTAAACCCGCTTTTTTATACATAAGGAAAGAAACAGAGAGCCTCTAATTTCATAGAAGAGGTCTTAACAATTCCAATGGCCTGTTCATCCTAAAATGAAGGAAGCTTTCTCGTGTCCATATTTTGTTTGTAGTACTTACAACCTATTTATGTGCCCCATTGTTTAAATGTACTAATAGATAATGCCAAGAACATATAAAGGCTAAGACGTGTCACTAACaactttcttttaaaatatttatttgcttaaTGGCCAAACGGATATGTTGCGAGACACTCTGATGTGTTATCATAGACCTGTGGTATGTTTCGTAGTCCTGACGCCATAAAAGGTCTAAACGTATGCACTTGATCTGTAGGTGTATGGTTTTGGATGTCTGTAAACGTTGTATGCAGTAATAGCTGTATCCCTATCCTGAAATGTAAAAAACAAGTttttaatacattaaaaaaaaagaaaaacaaaattacgtGGTCGATGTCTCAGTGACTCTGTGTTATGCACTCACGTCAGAGGATTCAAACGAGAGCGAATATGTGAATCACAGTTACACGTTTTCTGCTAAACGTGACAGATTCAATAGTGATCGCAAATTTTGGGTACTGAAATGCTTCAAGAATATTAAATCGCATCTGGGGAGCCCTTTTGTGTTTGAGTGGAAGCAAAATTTGTTCTGCCTTTTATCTTTTCTAGAGTAATCGTGTGCCACATTGTTTACATGTACTTAGAGACATTGACATGAACATTTCAAGTGTTAGGATATGCCATCGATCGCTTTTTTAAAAGTGTATTTATTGGCTTAGTGACCTAAAAGATATGCGGAGTGGGGATTTTGTTGACCTGTTTACAGGAGATGCATGTGGCTGTATTGTTTTCTTACGTCTGTAACTTTTTTAGAATAATAACTCTATGTCctaaaatgtaattaaataatttaacCAATAACAAAAAACTGGACAAGTGTTCCAGCGGTAAAGCGGGTGCGAGCGAGCCGAGAGGTTGCGGGATTAAATATGGATCGAAACACGGATTTTTCAGTCTCCTTTTTAAGTTAGCCTTCACGTGTCAGCCGAGTGAGGTGTCTCCGGGAAAGACACGAGGTTCGGATTCTACGTTAAACTGCACGTAGCCCCTATTTCCCCTCTTGGATAACTGGAGTTTTTGGGGACACGTAGGTCGCAATAAGTGGCATCTGATAGAGAGACTTGAATCAGGTCActgaaccacacgaaattatttaTTACTATCCAGAAGATGGGGCTAAAGTAACTCAGAACTGTTAGGGTAAGAACATTCATCACGGACAATATGAATGCTTGTTTGAGATTATTGGTAGGCGACAGCAAGTATACATCTCGGTTGACACGTTCATTAAGAAGCCGAAGCTCATTTTCTGAGTCTGGTTCTTCAGTTAAGACCCTTTAAACTGACATCAAGAAAAGTTACATGCACCAGGTCGTTTCCAGTCAAAACAGAGGCAAATGAAATTAAGAACATTGCTAGAAAACATCAATCTGCCGTGTGTAGTGGGACACCAAAGTTCGGAACGTGATTATTGGCATCAGAAGAGGTGTGTCTGATAATTGTAACAATGGTATAGACTTcaaattgaaaaattatacaaatatctttaaatgataaaaataaaaactaatgaCACATAAAAGGAGGTTGACGGCACTCGTTACAAAGGATTGAAAATAATAGAGACGTCACTTTGATACAACCACTTTATTACAAAAGTATAGAATACACCTTTTCACGAATCAAGTATTATAAAAGTacaaaaagagaatataaaaatgattcgtcaaaaaagaaagaagatatgtGTAATGGTAGAGATCGACATCGAATGCAATTTGTGTTGCATTGCGAATCTGAAAGATGGAATGAGACAAGACGCCAAGAAGTTCTGCAGCTGCTACTGAGCTCCACGGCACTTAATACCGCACTCCGCCCCTGGGCTGTTGACGAGATTGGTACAACGTTCCCATCTTCGCTGTTAAGATCTGGAATATGCAGTTGTCTCAACGCTGTCAAGAGCCCTTTTTGAATTCCTCAGGCGGTCGAGTACAAGTGAAGACAGTGAGCTGCGATGGCACATACTTGATGATTACTCTCTTGCAACATCGTGGTGTTTTGCTTCAGTCCATATATAGAGCACCATTCGGATTCAGCGAGGTTGAATAGTCATCGTGGTTCAGGCCATCGAATCGTTCCCATCTTAATGAGCCACGGTGGTGGAACGTGTGAGGGACGGAAATCGTTTCGATGGCGCTACGGAGAGACGACTTCAGTGCTTGTAGTGGCTCTTGTAGCCACCTCCATAGCCGCCTCCATAGCCGCCTCCATAGCCGCCACTGTAGCTGTTGCTGTAGCTGCTGGCTCCACCTCCCAGGCTGCCAGAGTAGACGCTGCCACCATTCAGCCCACCAGCAGAGCTGGGCACGTACACGCCCTTCAGCGGACCGCTGGAGCCGCCGGAGATGAGACCTCCAGTGGAGTAGGAACTGCCACCGTAGCCGATGCCTCCAGTGGAGTAGGAACCGCCGCCGTATCCGTAGGAACCAGCGTAGCCACCGCTCAACAGTCCCGTGCCCAGAGAGCCGGACGAGATGATGCCTCCGGCACCTCCGGCCAAGCCGGAAGAGTAGGCGCCCCCTCCGAGGCCACCGGCACTGTAGACTCCACCACCCAGGCCTCCCAGACCGCCTCCCAGACCGCCTCCCAGACCTCCCAGACCGCCTCCCAGACCTCCCAGACCGCCTCCCAGACCGCCTCCGATGCCGCCGAGACCTCCAGTGGCGAGACCGCCTCCGACGCCAACTGAGGAGACACCGGTGGAGACGGGCACTGGGACAGGGTGAGGTACGGGAACGCGGACGGGGTATGGCTGGGGAACTCCGACAGGTACAGGCTGGGGCACGCGGACGGGGTACGGCTGGGGCACGGGGACCGGTACGGGCCTAGCAATCGGGACGGGCACGGGTCGGGGTACGGCGACGGGGTACGGGCGGGGCACGGATACGGGGACCGGGTGGGGCACGCGGACGGGGTACGGCTGGGGCACGGGCACGGGACGGCTCACGGGAACGGGTACGGGCTGAGGAACAGGGACGGGGCGGTTGACTGGCACGGGGACAGGTTGTGGGACGGGCACCCTCACAGTCTGAACCACTGTCTGGGTCTGCGGAGCAGCGACGGCGACACCGCCAAAGCCGGCACCACCGCCGAAGCCTGCGCCGCCACCGAAGCCGGCACCGCCGCCGAGTCCTCCACCTAGGCCGATCCCTGCACCTCCCAGACCGGCTCCGCCGTCAGCGAGGCCGATTCCAGCTCCTCCGAGTCCGGCACCGCCACCTCCGAAACCGCCAATGGCGCCACCGCCGCCGTAGTAGCCAGATCCGCCACCGTAGTAGCCAGATCCACCACCGATGAGTCCGCTTCCGCCTCCGATGAGTCCACCGCCGCCTCCGGCGATGCCACTTCCGCCCCCAATGTAGCTAGATCCGCCCCCGATGTAGCCAGATCCGCCACCGTAGTAGCCAGATCCGCCGCCGTAGTAGCCAGATCCACCACCGATGAGGCCACCTCCGCCTCCGATGAGTCCACCTCCGCCTCCGATGAGACCACCTCCGCCTCCGATGAGTCCACCTCCGCCGCCGATGCTGTGCTCGCCAGTGAGAATACCGCGCTTGTCCTGTTTCTTGGCGTCATTGTCCGTTGTGGCCGCTACAGAAGCAGCCTTGGAGACTTCGCCAGCCCAGGCTGACGCCAGGAGCGCGCAAAGCAGGTACGCCTGTAAGAAATTGTAACTGCTAAGTACTTGTCTGAATCCGCACTCGTTCTACCTTGCTCTAGTATGTAGATCAGCGACGTAGgggagattaggaaaggagacaggaCAGCAAAATAAGAAGTTCCTGCTTCTAATTTGACACATTACAATACTGCTTCCCAATCTCTAACAAGTTAAAAAAAGTgtgtaaatcttatgggacttaactactaaggtcatcagtccctaagcttacacattaattaacctaaattatcctaagaacaaacacacactcccatgcccgagggaggactcgaaactccgccgggaccagccgcacagtccatgactgcagcgccttagccggcctcagtggccgtgcggttctaagtgctacagtctagagccgcgtgactgctacggtcgcagattcgaatcctgcctcggaatgaatgtgtgtggtgtccttaggttagttaggtttaagtagttctaagttctaggggactgatgacctcagatgttaagtcccatagtgctcagagccatttgaaccatttttttaacaagtCCGGCTATTTCTGTGAATAACTTACTGCTttttcttcaacatgttgaatacgATATTGTAATATGTTTCCAGTAAAGTATGtcgttgatgaaacttcctggcacattaaaaccgtatgccggaccgagactcgaactcggaacctttgcctttcgcgggcgagtgctctaccagtaaagtttggaaggtaggagatgaggtactggctgaagtaaagctgtaaggacggggcgtgagtcgtgcttgggtagctcagttggtagagcacttgcccgcgaatggcaaaggtcccgagttcgggtctcggaccggcacacagttttaatctgccaggaaatttcacatcagcgcacactccgctgcagagtgaaaaatctcattctggaaacatcccccaggctgtggctaagccatgtcccggcaatatcctttctttcaggagtgctagtccagcaaggttcgcaggtgaacttctgcaaagtttggaaggtaggagacgaggtactggcagaagtaaagctgtgaggacggggcgtgagtcgtgcttgggtacctcagttggtagaacacttgcctgcgaaaggcaaaggtcccgagttcgagtctcggtgcggcacacagttttaatctgccaggaagtttcacattagcgcacactccgctgcagagtgaaaaatctcattatgTCGTTGATATTTGTGGTCAGGTTGCTTGGGAACTTGATAGCGGAGTTTTATAAATAATGGAATCAGAGCAGAGAACAAAAATCTAAAATTGTGATTAATAAACTACACAGTACACTTTTGTTTCTTCTGTGTCATCGCATAAGTGACACGGTTTTCttctcttacaagtattttcaattTCAATGCAATGGCTTTTGTTCTTTAGCTTTTCGCCTAATGGTGAATCAGAATTATTTTCATTCTGGTCTCATCTAATGGTCGACTGTTAAGTATCGTAATATAAATCTGTGTTAGtgactcatttctgaaagtatatgtgttGAGTGTTGCACTAGATGGAAGTGAAGCAAGATGAATGAACATTACAACAAAGACGAGACAAGaataaaaagaatggttcaaatggctctgagcactatgggacttaacatctatggtcatcagtcccctagaactacttaaacctaactaacgtaaggacatcacacacatccatgcccgaggcaggattcgaacctgcgaccgtagcagtcgcgcggttccggactgagcgcctagaaccacgagaccaccgcggccgggagaCAAGAATATTTTGAAGTCGATCTTACAGgataatgcagaagattagatgggtagaaaagatatctaaaaatAAGATACTGAATGTGAGCAGggagaataaatttttttttatttgtagaagTTGACAAAAAGAGAGGTATATTGACTGGATACATTGTGAGTCATCGAAGAACAGCCAGTCTGGTAATGgaacgaagtgtgtgtgtgtgtgtgtgtgtgtgtgtgtgtgtgtgtggagtggaaGGGTAGGGAACTGTAAAAGTAGCAGAGATACATAAAGGTCTAAAGGTAGAAAAGGGGTGCAAATTTATTTAGGGGCAGTAATCGTGCAGAGACTTACAGAGGAATCACTACCGTTCACAGCTCCATTAACGAGtatcggactgaagaccagaagaaCACCAGATACGAATGCAGTGGCGCATTTCGGGAGACAGAGTGTAAGGTAGCCCTGTCTCTTCCTTTAGTGCGCATCACACTTGAGAAATGGCGGATTTTCAGCCAAACCTTGTAGGCACAATGCGCCAGAATTATTAATAGCCCGACAGGGAAGCGGGAGAAAGGCGGCTGTAAATCAGGGGAGAGCGAATCGGCAGAGGAAGCAAACGAGAACCGGTCGGCCTCCGTGTGCGCCGGAACCGTGAAAGCGACCGTCAGCTGTTCCACCGC encodes:
- the LOC126210227 gene encoding uncharacterized protein LOC126210227 isoform X1, with translation MRTTALAYLLCALLASAWAGEVSKAASVAATTDNDAKKQDKRGILTGEHSIGGGGGLIGGGGGLIGGGGGLIGGGGGLIGGGSGYYGGGSGYYGGGSGYIGGGSSYIGGGSGIAGGGGGLIGGGSGLIGGGSGYYGGGSGYYGGGGAIGGFGGGGAGLGGAGIGLADGGAGLGGAGIGLGGGLGGGAGFGGGAGFGGGAGFGGVAVAAPQTQTVVQTVRVPVPQPVPVPVNRPVPVPQPVPVPVSRPVPVPQPYPVRVPHPVPVSVPRPYPVAVPRPVPVPIARPVPVPVPQPYPVRVPQPVPVGVPQPYPVRVPVPHPVPVPVSTGVSSVGVGGGLATGGLGGIGGGLGGGLGGLGGGLGGLGGGLGGGLGGLGGGVYSAGGLGGGAYSSGLAGGAGGIISSGSLGTGLLSGGYAGSYGYGGGSYSTGGIGYGGSSYSTGGLISGGSSGPLKGVYVPSSAGGLNGGSVYSGSLGGGASSYSNSYSGGYGGGYGGGYGGGYKSHYKH
- the LOC126210227 gene encoding uncharacterized protein LOC126210227 isoform X2 translates to MRTTAVAYLLCALLASAWAGEVSKAASVAATTDNDAKKQDKRGILTGEHSIGGGGGLIGGGGGLIGGGGGLIGGGGGLIGGGSGYYGGGSGYYGGGSGYIGGGSSYIGGGSGIAGGGGGLIGGGSGLIGGGSGYYGGGSGYYGGGGAIGGFGGGGAGLGGAGIGLADGGAGLGGAGIGLGGGLGGGAGFGGGAGFGGGAGFGGVAVAAPQTQTVVQTVRVPVPQPVPVPVNRPVPVPQPVPVPVSRPVPVPQPYPVRVPHPVPVSVPRPYPVAVPRPVPVPIARPVPVPVPQPYPVRVPQPVPVGVPQPYPVRVPVPHPVPVPVSTGVSSVGVGGGLATGGLGGIGGGLGGGLGGLGGGLGGLGGGLGGGLGGLGGGVYSAGGLGGGAYSSGLAGGAGGIISSGSLGTGLLSGGYAGSYGYGGGSYSTGGIGYGGSSYSTGGLISGGSSGPLKGVYVPSSAGGLNGGSVYSGSLGGGASSYSNSYSGGYGGGYGGGYGGGYKSHYKH
- the LOC126210227 gene encoding uncharacterized protein LOC126210227 isoform X3, whose protein sequence is MRTTALAYLLCALLASAWAGEVSKAASVAATTDNDAKKQDKRGILTGEHSIGGGGGLIGGGGGLIGGGGGLIGGGGGLIGGGSGYYGGGSGYYGGGSGYIGGGSSYIGGGSGIAGGGGGLIGGGSGLIGGGSGYYGGGSGYYGGGGAIGGFGGGGAGLGGAGIGLADGGAGLGGAGIGLGGGLGGGAGFGGGAGFGGGAGFGGVAVAAPQTQTVVQTVRVPVPQPVPVPVNRPVPVPQPVPVPVSRPVPVPQPYPVRVPHPVPVSVPRPYPVAVPRPVPVPIARPVPVPVPQPYPVRVPQPVPVGVPQPYPVRVPVPHPVPVPVSTGVSSVGVGGGLATGGLGGIGGGLGGLGGGLGGGLGGLGGGVYSAGGLGGGAYSSGLAGGAGGIISSGSLGTGLLSGGYAGSYGYGGGSYSTGGIGYGGSSYSTGGLISGGSSGPLKGVYVPSSAGGLNGGSVYSGSLGGGASSYSNSYSGGYGGGYGGGYGGGYKSHYKH